The following are encoded together in the Chlorocebus sabaeus isolate Y175 chromosome 20, mChlSab1.0.hap1, whole genome shotgun sequence genome:
- the LOC119621185 gene encoding large ribosomal subunit protein eL27-like, which produces MKPEKVVLVLAGRYSGCKAVIVKNTDDGTSDGPYSCALVAGIDRYPRKVTAAMGKKKIAKRSKIKSFVKVYNYNHLMPTRYSMDIPLDKTVVNKDVFRDPAHKCRAR; this is translated from the coding sequence ATGAAGCCTGAGAAGGTGGTGCTTGTCCTGGCTGGACGCTACTCTGGATGCAAAGCCGTCATCGTGAAGAACACTGATGATGGCACCTCAGATGGCCCCTACAGCTGTGCTCTGGTGGCTGGAATTGACCGCTACCCCCGCAAAGTGACAGCTGCCATGGGCAAGAAGAAGATTGCCAAGAGGTCAAAGATCAAGTCTTTTGTGAAAGTTTATAACTACAATCACCTAATGCCCACAAGGTATTCTATGGATATCCCCTTGGACAAAACTGTCGTCAATAAGGATGTCTTCAGAGATCCTGCTCATAAATGCAGGGCCCGATGA